In one window of Pseudomonas putida DNA:
- the yegQ gene encoding tRNA 5-hydroxyuridine modification protein YegQ, with translation MNPLAKPELLAPAGSLKTLRYAFAYGADAVYAGQPRYSLRVRNNEFDHANLALGIQEAHALGKRFYVVVNIAPHNAKLKTFLKDLAPVIEMAPDALIMSDPGLIMLVRQHFPQMPVHLSVQANTVNWASVQFWQQLGLSRVILSRELSLEEIGEIRQQVPDMELEVFVHGALCMAYSGRCLLSGYLNKRDANQGSCTNACRWKYQATPAGENATGDIVRECEPTLGIGAPTEQVFLLQEGNRPGEEMPAFEDEHGTYIMNAKDLRAVQHVERLTRMGVHSLKIEGRTKSHFYCARAVQSYRQAIDDAVAGRPFDRSLMDNLESLAQRGYTEGFLRRHVHDEYQNYQRGNSVSERQQFVGELTGLRIDGLAEVKVKNRFALGDTLELMTPRGNYHFELARLGDRQGQAIEVAPGDGHLVYLPIPEQVSLEFGLLMRDLPVQEALG, from the coding sequence ATGAACCCTCTTGCCAAGCCCGAACTGCTGGCCCCCGCCGGCTCGCTGAAGACCCTGCGCTACGCCTTCGCCTATGGCGCCGATGCGGTCTACGCCGGCCAGCCGCGCTACAGCTTGCGGGTGCGCAACAACGAATTCGACCACGCCAACCTGGCCCTGGGCATCCAGGAAGCGCACGCCCTGGGCAAGCGCTTCTACGTGGTGGTCAACATCGCGCCGCACAACGCCAAGCTCAAGACCTTCCTCAAGGACCTGGCGCCCGTGATCGAGATGGCACCCGATGCGTTGATCATGTCCGACCCCGGGCTGATCATGCTGGTGCGCCAGCATTTCCCACAGATGCCCGTGCACCTGTCGGTGCAGGCCAACACAGTGAACTGGGCCAGCGTGCAGTTCTGGCAACAGCTGGGCCTGAGCCGGGTGATTCTGTCGCGCGAGCTGTCGCTGGAAGAGATCGGGGAAATCCGCCAGCAAGTACCTGACATGGAACTGGAGGTCTTCGTCCATGGCGCACTGTGCATGGCCTATTCCGGGCGCTGCCTGTTGTCGGGCTACCTGAACAAGCGCGACGCCAACCAGGGCAGCTGCACCAATGCCTGTCGCTGGAAGTACCAGGCGACCCCGGCAGGGGAAAACGCCACCGGCGACATCGTGCGTGAGTGCGAACCGACCTTGGGCATTGGCGCGCCCACCGAACAGGTGTTCCTGCTGCAGGAGGGCAATCGCCCGGGTGAAGAGATGCCTGCGTTCGAGGACGAACACGGCACCTACATCATGAACGCCAAGGATCTGCGCGCGGTACAGCACGTCGAGCGCCTGACCCGGATGGGCGTGCACTCGCTGAAGATCGAAGGACGGACCAAATCGCACTTCTACTGCGCCCGTGCCGTGCAGTCCTACCGCCAGGCGATCGACGACGCCGTCGCCGGTCGGCCCTTCGATCGCAGCCTGATGGACAACCTCGAGTCCCTGGCCCAGCGCGGCTACACCGAAGGCTTCCTGCGCCGCCATGTGCACGACGAGTACCAGAACTACCAGCGCGGCAACTCGGTCTCGGAGCGCCAACAGTTCGTTGGCGAACTGACGGGGCTGCGTATCGACGGGCTGGCCGAGGTGAAGGTGAAGAACCGCTTCGCACTGGGCGACACCCTCGAACTGATGACCCCTCGCGGCAACTACCACTTCGAGCTCGCCCGGCTGGGTGATCGCCAAGGCCAGGCCATCGAGGTGGCTCCAGGCGACGGGCACCTGGTGTACCTGCCGATTCCGGAGCAGGTATCGCTCGAATTCGGGCTGCTGATGCGCGACCTGCCTGTGCAGGAGGCCCTGGGCTGA
- a CDS encoding copper resistance system multicopper oxidase, which yields MPHSPSRRTFVKGLGAATAVAGLGLWRPLASAAEGHRPGQPLQGQDFELYVGQTAVNITGRPRTALTVNGSLPGPLLRWREGDSVTLRVRNRLAEPTSIHWHGIILPANMDGVPGLSFAGIEPGGDYLYHFTLRQSGTYWYHSHSGLQEQAGVYGAIVIEPREAEPHAYQRDHVLLFSDWSDQAPEALLATLKKQSDAFNYHKLTVGDFIEDVARDGWRKTVDERLMWAGMRMSPTDLADISAATYSYLLNGQPPDGNFTCLFRPGETVRLRLINASAMTYFDFRIPGLKLTVIAADGLPVVPVTVDELRIAVAETFDVLVEPGDAPAYTLFAQSMDRTGFARGTLAHAHGQQAPVPATDPRPRLTFNDMGHGGMGGTAMADMPGMDHASMASMDHAAMAAMQPHPASETDNPLVDMQTMAPRPNLGDPGIGLRDNGRRVLTYADLRSRFEDPDGRPPSRDIELHLTGHMERFAWSFDGVKFSDAQPLRLTYGERVRITLVNDTMMAHPIHLHGMWSDLEDEQGNFMVRKHTLDIPPGTRRSYRVSADALGRWAYHCHLLYHMETGMFREVRVDE from the coding sequence ATGCCCCACAGCCCCTCCCGTCGCACCTTCGTCAAAGGCCTCGGCGCCGCCACCGCAGTGGCCGGCCTGGGCCTCTGGCGCCCACTGGCCAGCGCCGCCGAAGGCCATCGCCCAGGCCAACCGCTGCAGGGTCAGGACTTCGAACTGTACGTGGGCCAGACCGCCGTCAACATCACCGGCCGCCCCCGCACTGCCCTCACCGTCAACGGCAGTTTGCCCGGCCCGCTGCTGCGCTGGCGCGAAGGTGACAGCGTAACCTTGCGCGTACGCAACCGCCTGGCCGAACCCACCTCGATCCACTGGCACGGCATCATCCTGCCCGCCAACATGGACGGTGTTCCGGGCCTGAGCTTCGCCGGCATCGAACCTGGCGGCGACTACCTTTACCACTTCACCCTGCGCCAGAGTGGCACCTACTGGTACCACAGCCATTCCGGGCTGCAAGAGCAGGCGGGGGTCTATGGGGCAATCGTCATCGAACCGCGCGAGGCCGAGCCACACGCCTACCAGCGCGACCATGTGCTGCTGTTCAGCGACTGGAGCGATCAGGCCCCTGAAGCACTGCTGGCGACGCTCAAGAAGCAGTCCGACGCCTTCAACTACCACAAGCTCACCGTGGGTGACTTCATCGAGGATGTCGCTCGCGACGGCTGGCGCAAGACCGTCGACGAGCGCCTGATGTGGGCCGGCATGCGCATGAGCCCCACCGACCTTGCCGACATCAGCGCGGCCACCTACAGCTACCTGCTCAACGGCCAGCCGCCGGACGGCAACTTCACCTGCCTGTTCCGCCCCGGCGAGACGGTACGCCTGCGCCTGATCAACGCCTCGGCCATGACCTACTTCGACTTCCGCATCCCCGGCCTGAAACTCACCGTGATCGCCGCAGACGGCCTACCTGTGGTGCCGGTGACGGTCGACGAACTGCGCATCGCCGTGGCCGAAACCTTCGACGTACTGGTCGAGCCGGGCGATGCGCCAGCCTACACGCTGTTCGCCCAGAGCATGGACCGCACCGGCTTTGCCCGTGGCACCCTGGCACATGCTCACGGCCAGCAGGCGCCCGTCCCTGCAACGGACCCACGCCCCCGCCTGACCTTTAACGACATGGGGCACGGCGGCATGGGCGGCACCGCAATGGCAGACATGCCTGGCATGGACCACGCCAGCATGGCCAGCATGGATCACGCGGCAATGGCCGCCATGCAGCCACACCCGGCCAGCGAGACTGACAACCCGCTGGTCGACATGCAGACCATGGCGCCCCGCCCAAACCTGGGCGACCCCGGTATCGGCCTGCGCGACAACGGCCGCCGGGTGCTGACCTACGCCGACCTGCGCAGCCGTTTCGAAGACCCCGACGGCCGCCCGCCTTCACGCGATATCGAACTGCACCTCACCGGCCACATGGAGCGCTTTGCCTGGTCATTCGACGGCGTGAAGTTCAGCGACGCCCAGCCGCTGCGCCTTACCTATGGCGAGCGGGTGCGCATCACCCTGGTCAACGACACCATGATGGCCCACCCCATTCACCTGCATGGCATGTGGAGCGACCTGGAGGATGAGCAGGGCAACTTCATGGTGCGCAAGCACACCCTCGATATCCCGCCCGGCACTCGCCGCAGCTACCGGGTCAGTGCCGACGCCCTGGGCCGCTGGGCCTACCACTGCCACCTGCTCTACCACATGGAGACCGGCATGTTCCGCGAGGTACGGGTCGATGAATGA
- a CDS encoding copper resistance protein B, whose product MNEFNSRWILTSITLLVLLASEEARAQQNPTQPSTALPVITDADRRAAFPLLPGHQVHDDALNGAVIVDQLEYQHFDNSGVLNWNATAWIGGDIDRLWLRSEGEREQGITHKAELQALWGHAISPWWELVGGIRQDFKPASGQAWAAFGIQGTPLYGLEFEATAYAGERQQTALRLESSYAMLLTNRWILEPNIEANFFGRNDAGREQGSGLAESEVGLRLRYEITRSFAPYVGVSFNRVHGTRADQAREDGDDPAQTRLVAGVRLRF is encoded by the coding sequence ATGAATGAGTTCAACAGCCGCTGGATCCTGACCAGCATCACACTGCTGGTGCTACTGGCCAGCGAAGAGGCGCGCGCACAGCAGAACCCGACCCAGCCCAGCACGGCGTTGCCGGTCATCACCGATGCCGACCGCCGCGCCGCCTTCCCCCTTTTGCCGGGCCACCAGGTACATGACGATGCACTGAACGGCGCGGTGATCGTCGATCAACTCGAATACCAGCACTTCGACAACAGCGGCGTGCTGAACTGGAATGCCACCGCATGGATCGGCGGCGACATCGATCGCCTGTGGCTGCGCAGCGAAGGCGAACGTGAACAGGGCATCACCCACAAGGCCGAACTGCAGGCGCTATGGGGCCATGCCATCAGCCCCTGGTGGGAGCTGGTCGGTGGTATACGCCAGGACTTCAAACCTGCCAGCGGCCAGGCCTGGGCAGCGTTCGGCATCCAAGGTACGCCGCTGTATGGGCTGGAGTTCGAAGCCACCGCTTATGCCGGCGAGCGACAGCAGACGGCGCTGCGCCTGGAGTCCAGTTACGCTATGCTGCTGACCAATCGCTGGATCCTCGAACCGAACATCGAAGCCAACTTCTTCGGCCGTAACGACGCCGGGCGCGAACAAGGTTCGGGGCTGGCCGAAAGCGAAGTTGGCCTGCGCCTGCGCTATGAAATCACCCGCAGCTTCGCGCCCTATGTCGGCGTCAGTTTCAACCGCGTGCACGGTACACGCGCCGACCAGGCCCGTGAAGACGGCGACGACCCCGCGCAGACCCGTCTGGTCGCAGGTGTGCGCCTGCGTTTTTGA
- a CDS encoding DUF411 domain-containing protein: protein MLHKHLMAFGLLAISGLAQAADVIDVYRDPNCGCCKQWISHLRDNGFTVNDHVEPNMSAVKQRLGVAPRLASCHTGVIDGKFVEGHVPAEQVRLLAKRSDLKGLAVPGMPMGSPGMEMGDHKDAYQVIGLTQDGQDTVVAEY, encoded by the coding sequence ATGCTACACAAACACCTGATGGCCTTTGGACTGCTGGCAATCAGTGGCCTGGCCCAGGCCGCCGACGTCATCGATGTCTACCGCGACCCCAACTGCGGCTGCTGCAAACAGTGGATCAGCCATCTGCGCGACAACGGTTTCACGGTCAACGACCATGTCGAGCCGAACATGAGCGCGGTCAAGCAGCGCCTGGGCGTCGCACCACGCCTGGCGTCTTGCCATACCGGCGTGATCGACGGCAAGTTCGTCGAAGGGCATGTGCCCGCCGAACAGGTGCGCCTGTTGGCCAAACGCAGCGATCTCAAGGGGCTGGCCGTGCCGGGCATGCCCATGGGCTCGCCTGGCATGGAAATGGGTGACCACAAGGATGCCTATCAGGTCATCGGCCTGACCCAGGACGGCCAGGACACTGTGGTCGCCGAATACTGA
- a CDS encoding YqaA family protein, whose translation MLSLWALFFSAFGAATLLPLQSEAVLVGLLLRDPDAWLTLLLVATLGNVLGSLVNWLLGRAIERFREKRWFPFSASQLQSAQRRYQRWGQWSLLLSWMPVIGDPLTLIAGIMREPFWRFLLLVTLAKAGRYLVVAMITLGWFHNG comes from the coding sequence ATGCTCAGTCTCTGGGCGCTGTTTTTCAGCGCCTTTGGCGCGGCCACCTTGCTGCCGCTGCAGTCCGAGGCGGTGCTGGTCGGCTTGCTCCTGCGCGACCCCGACGCCTGGCTCACGCTGTTGCTGGTAGCGACCCTGGGCAACGTGCTCGGCTCGCTGGTCAACTGGCTGCTGGGCCGAGCGATCGAGCGCTTTCGCGAAAAACGCTGGTTTCCGTTCAGCGCCAGCCAGCTGCAAAGTGCGCAACGACGCTACCAACGCTGGGGCCAGTGGTCGCTGCTGCTGAGCTGGATGCCCGTGATCGGCGATCCACTGACCCTGATCGCAGGCATCATGCGCGAACCATTCTGGCGCTTCCTGCTATTGGTCACCCTGGCCAAGGCCGGGCGTTACCTGGTGGTCGCGATGATCACCCTGGGCTGGTTTCACAACGGGTAA